A genomic window from Pseudomonadota bacterium includes:
- the asnB gene encoding asparagine synthase (glutamine-hydrolyzing) gives MSGMCGIAGIISARLAASDLEYKLRRMGDCQSHRGPDDERVEVYQNGVRRVGFGFVRLAILDLETGMQPVFSPVDRSALICNGQLYNYLELKAGLGGVEWLTRGDAEVALQMFRHHSPAVALQAFNGMYAGAFFSPRENKVILFRDRFGIKPLYYREFAGDFYFASEIKPLLAVTDRARLRQELFPTLFTYRYLPGEETIFSGIKRLPPGYLLTYDLEHGHYEISSYWQNLFPEKDSALSRADAEAELFELFQDAVRLRLRSDVEVGSFLSGGIDSCAVAAAAAGGGRGLSLFTIAFSEPQYNELPLVEEFLKAAAGRFAGSKHYVDFCYPDQLAELPALLRALEEPIFLGAVLPTDQVCRLAAQKVKTVLTGEGADEIFAGYRKFLLEMAAFEYSQLGVSGRRELVHLYPELPDYLAVRADDPLRRYIQSEALFSEAELARLLGYQNKSRKPRVAGLVSLGAAPRLDGHEHPLHAALAVETRCRLPDYVILRLDKLAMRHSLETRTPFLDYRLAEFAARLPPEYKIDLSGNRGKDICRRAFSRFGLLDEKSAWRRKQPFTSPLAVWLADRRLWPEVVREALAGEMIRRHGILNPAMVRELTEQVTSAGVGPATLVSGADRLFAVLVFTLWFEEFGRE, from the coding sequence ATGAGTGGTATGTGTGGTATTGCGGGAATCATCTCAGCCCGACTGGCGGCCTCTGATCTGGAGTATAAACTGCGTCGGATGGGGGACTGTCAGAGTCATCGCGGGCCGGATGACGAGCGGGTCGAGGTCTATCAAAACGGCGTTCGGCGGGTGGGTTTTGGTTTTGTCCGGCTGGCGATTCTCGATCTGGAAACCGGAATGCAGCCGGTGTTTTCTCCGGTTGACCGGTCGGCCCTGATCTGCAACGGCCAGCTCTATAATTATCTTGAACTGAAAGCCGGGCTGGGCGGGGTCGAATGGCTGACGCGAGGGGATGCGGAAGTCGCCCTGCAAATGTTCCGCCACCATTCTCCAGCCGTCGCCCTGCAAGCGTTCAACGGTATGTACGCTGGCGCTTTCTTCAGTCCGCGGGAAAATAAGGTGATTCTCTTTCGGGATCGTTTCGGCATCAAGCCGTTGTACTACCGAGAGTTCGCAGGTGATTTTTACTTTGCCTCCGAGATCAAGCCTCTGCTGGCGGTGACCGATCGGGCCCGCCTTCGGCAGGAGTTGTTTCCCACCCTTTTCACCTATCGCTATCTTCCCGGTGAAGAGACGATTTTCAGCGGGATCAAAAGATTGCCGCCGGGTTACTTGCTGACCTATGATCTTGAACACGGTCATTATGAAATAAGTTCCTATTGGCAGAATCTTTTTCCCGAAAAAGATTCTGCGCTTTCCCGGGCCGATGCCGAGGCTGAACTGTTTGAACTTTTTCAGGATGCGGTGCGGCTGCGGTTACGCTCCGATGTCGAGGTGGGCAGTTTTTTGAGCGGCGGGATTGATTCCTGTGCGGTGGCTGCGGCCGCCGCCGGCGGTGGGCGAGGTTTGTCGCTGTTCACGATTGCTTTTTCCGAACCTCAGTACAATGAACTGCCGCTGGTCGAGGAGTTTCTCAAGGCTGCGGCGGGTCGTTTCGCGGGCAGCAAGCATTATGTTGATTTCTGTTATCCGGATCAGCTGGCCGAACTGCCGGCCCTGCTGCGGGCCTTGGAGGAACCCATTTTTCTTGGAGCGGTGTTGCCTACCGACCAGGTCTGTCGCCTGGCGGCGCAAAAGGTCAAGACGGTGCTCACGGGTGAGGGGGCCGACGAGATCTTTGCCGGCTATCGTAAATTCTTACTGGAAATGGCGGCTTTCGAGTATTCTCAGCTCGGGGTTTCCGGGCGCCGGGAGCTGGTTCATCTTTATCCTGAACTGCCGGATTATCTGGCGGTGCGGGCCGATGATCCGCTGCGCCGTTACATTCAGAGCGAGGCCCTTTTCAGCGAAGCGGAACTGGCGCGTCTTCTCGGTTATCAGAATAAATCCCGGAAACCAAGGGTGGCCGGTCTTGTTTCTCTGGGGGCGGCGCCCAGGCTTGACGGCCACGAACATCCTCTGCACGCGGCCCTGGCCGTCGAGACTCGTTGCCGCCTGCCGGACTACGTTATTTTACGTCTTGATAAGCTGGCAATGCGCCATTCTCTGGAAACGCGGACCCCTTTTCTAGATTATCGTCTGGCCGAGTTTGCCGCCCGGCTGCCGCCTGAGTACAAGATCGACCTGTCTGGAAACCGGGGAAAGGATATCTGTCGCCGGGCTTTTTCCCGTTTTGGACTGCTGGATGAAAAGAGCGCCTGGCGGCGTAAACAGCCGTTTACCAGTCCGCTGGCCGTTTGGTTGGCCGATCGCAGGCTGTGGCCGGAGGTGGTTCGGGAAGCTTTGGCCGGAGAGATGATCAGGCGTCATGGAATTTTAAATCCGGCCATGGTCAGGGAGCTGACGGAACAGGTCACCAGCGCCGGCGTTGGTCCGGCGACCCTGGTTTCGGGGGCGGATCGTCTTTTTGCGGTGCTGGTTTTTACTTTATGGTTTGAGGAGTTCGGCCGTGAATGA